A genomic region of Rhipicephalus sanguineus isolate Rsan-2018 chromosome 3, BIME_Rsan_1.4, whole genome shotgun sequence contains the following coding sequences:
- the LOC119385665 gene encoding protein qua-1 — MLGDQCLHQTQPQTLQEHQVSVSDEDNSSEEVETRSDVDSLIDEVHAICNALATTDSEEAEEETEEYFFDKIFKRMRGSVSGDRNSTDQGRGRGRGRGRGRGSRTSDGEGEGRNSSKGRGFLKKLFEKKKGAGNSSSDGDGASKKEAILKKLLGKKMGSGSGDASKGGDFLKKLMEKKMGSGTNNSSDASDFLKKYFEGKGALYAAQDEEIDDDEVHLEEFCAVVFENDEE, encoded by the exons CATCAAGTGTCCGTCTCCGATGAAGATAATTCTTCTGAAGAAGTAGAAACGAGGAGTGACGTCGATTCACTCATCGATGAAGTTCACGCTATCTGCAATGCTTTGGCGACCACGGATTCTGAAGAGGCCGAAGAAGAG ACAGAGGAGTATTTCTTCGACAAGATCTTCAAGCGTATGAGAGGATCTGTTAGCGGAGATCGGAATAGTACGGACCAGGGAAGAGGAAGAGGCCGAGGCAGAGGCAGAGGCCGCGGTTCTCGTACCTCTGACGGAGAAGGTGAAGGACGCAACTCATCAAAAG GACGGGGCTTCCTCAAGAAGTTGTTTGAGAAAAAGAAGGGAGCTGGTAATTCCTCTTCGGACGGCGACGGAGCATCCAAGAAGGAAGCCATCCTGAAAAAGCTTCTTGGGAAAAAGATGGGATCCGGAAGTGGCGACGCATCCAAGGGGGGCGATTTTCTGAAGAAGCTCATGGAGAAGAAGATGGGCTCCGGCACTAACAACTCATCGGACGCAAGCGACTTTCTGAAGAAGTACTTCGAAGGCAAAGGCGCATTGTACGCTGCTCAAGATGAGGAAATCGACGATGACGAAGTCCATCTGGAGGAATTCTGTGCTGTAGTATTTGAGAACGATGAAGAATGA